One genomic window of Cercospora beticola chromosome 5, complete sequence includes the following:
- the RO4 gene encoding Actin-like protein, translating into MGDLHNTPIVIDNGSGTIRAGYAGEDKPRSYFPSFVGRPKHLRVLAGGLEGDVFIGKRAEELRGLLKLRYPLEHGIVTDWDDMEKIWHHIYTDELKTLSEEHPILLTEAPLNPRANRDMAAQILFETFNVPALYTSIQAVLSLYASGRTTGIVLDAGDGVSHAVPVYEGFAIPNSIRRIDVAGRDVTEELQRLLRKGGNVFHTSAEKEIVKQIKEKVSYVALDPKKEEKEWLNASNRGGESKTIEYTLPDGKKLKIGSERFRATEILFEPELIGLEWPGLHQIVVDSINRTDMDLRKALFGNIVLSGGSTMIKGFGDRLLHEVQRLAVKDMRIKIFAPPERLWSTWIGGSILAGLSTFRKMYVTIDDWHENPDIIHQKFA; encoded by the exons ATGGGCGACCTGCACAACACGCCCATCGTCATCGACAATGGCAGCGGCACCATTCGAGCCGGATATGCTGGCGAGGACAAACCACGCAGCTACTTTCCGTCCTTCGTCGGCCGCCCGAAACATCTACGGGTACTTGCAGGAGGATTAGAAGGTGATGTCTTCATAGGAAAGCGCGCGGAAGAGTTGCGAGGACTACTCAAGCTCCGCTACCCCTTGGAACATGGCATAGTCACCGACTGGGACGACATGGAGAAGATCTGGCACCACATCTACACAGATGAGCTGAAAACGCTGAGTGAAGAG CACCCCATTCTGCTCACCGAAGCACCTCTCAACCCACGTGCCAATCGGGATATGGCCGCGCAAATCCTGTTCGAGACCTTCAACGTGCCTGCTCTGTACACGTCAATACAGGCTGTGCTTTCGCTATATGCTTCTGGACGAACAACAGGTATTGTGCTGGATGCTGGTGACGGAGTGTCGCACGCCGTGCCAGTCTACGAAGGCTTCGCGATCCCAAACAGCATACGGCGGATAGACGTGGCTGGACGAGATGTCACGGAAGAGCTGCAGCGACTATTGAGGAAGGGAGGCAACGTATTCCACACCAGTGCCGAGAAAGAGATCGTCAAGCAGATCAAAGAGAAGGTGTCATATGTTGCTCTGGACCCCAAGAAAGAGGAAAAGGAATGGCTGAATGCCAGCAACCGCGGCGGGGAGAGCAAGACCATCGAGTATACGCTACCTGATGGCAAGAAGTTGAAGATCGGCTCAGAGAGATTCCGAGCAACAGAGATTCTCTTCGAGCCGGAATTGATCGGACTCGAATGGCCCGGTCTGCATCAAATTGTCGTGGATTCGATCAATCGCACTGACATGGACCTGCGCAAGGCGCTATTCGGCAACATTGTGCTTTCCGGCGGTTCGACAATGATCAAAGGATTCGGTGATAGGCTGCTCCACGAAGTCCAGCGCCTGGCAGTCAAGGACATGCGCATCAAGATATTTGCGCCTCCCGAGAGACTGTGGAGCACGTGGATCGGAGGCAGTATCCTGGCTGGCTTGAGCACATTCAGGAAGATGTATGTGACGATTGATGATTGGCATGAGA ACCCGGACATTATCCACCAGAAGTTTGCTTGA